Below is a window of Alphaproteobacteria bacterium DNA.
CCGGCGCTCTGGGCCAAGTGCTGACCCAGGGCCTGACCGAGCGCGGTTATAAAGTCCGCGCGAGCGACAAGCTGGCTTACAAAGGCGCGTTGCCGAAGGGCGTGTCGTTCGATTTGCTCGACGTCGCCGATTTCGACAAGGTCAAGACCCTCGCCAAGGGCGTGAAGGCGATCGTGCATTTCGGCGCGATCCCGACCGAGCAGGGCTTCGACGATATCGCGCACGCCAATCTGCGCGGCACGAACCACATCTTCGAAGCCGCGAAGGCCGAGGGCGCGCGCGTCGTGGTCGCGAGTTCGAATCACACCGTGGGCTTCACCGAACGCACCAAGCGCATCGACGAAGACGCGCCCCACCGCCCCGACGGCTATTACGGCGTGTCGAAATGCTACGGCGAAATGCTGGGCCGCATGATGTTCGACAAGCACGGCGTCGAAAGCGCGCATTTGCGCATCGGTTCGTGCCTGCCAAAGCCCCTCAACAAGCGGAACCTGCCGCTGTGGCTGTCCTATCCCGATCTGCTGCGCCTGACCGTCGCGTGCCTGGAAACCAAGAATCTGGGGTTCCGCGCGGTGTGGGGCATTTCGGCCAATACCCAAGCGTGGTGGAAATCCAAGCACTGGGACGCGATCGGCTACAAGCCGCAGGACAATTCCGAGATCTACGCCAAGGATGTCGACATGGCGGATACCGGCCCGGTCGCCGAACGTTTCCAGGGCGGCACGTTCTGCTCGGAAGGCTACACGCGCAAAGCGCCGGGTCCGGCGGAGCTGCCGTAACGCCGGCCTCTTGACCTTCCAGCGACGGGCAACCCTACCTCCTGTCGCTGGAGGAAAAGATGAAACGACGCGAATTCCTGATCGCCACCGCCGCGGCGGGTGCCCTGCCGACGCTTCCGGTTTTCGCGCAAGCCCCGCGCCGCCTGATCGCCGCCAAACGGCAGATCGACGTGCGCGGGCGCGCGGCCAGCGTCTATGGCCTGACCGACGCGAA
It encodes the following:
- a CDS encoding NAD(P)-dependent oxidoreductase, whose protein sequence is MSDERPILITGAAGALGQVLTQGLTERGYKVRASDKLAYKGALPKGVSFDLLDVADFDKVKTLAKGVKAIVHFGAIPTEQGFDDIAHANLRGTNHIFEAAKAEGARVVVASSNHTVGFTERTKRIDEDAPHRPDGYYGVSKCYGEMLGRMMFDKHGVESAHLRIGSCLPKPLNKRNLPLWLSYPDLLRLTVACLETKNLGFRAVWGISANTQAWWKSKHWDAIGYKPQDNSEIYAKDVDMADTGPVAERFQGGTFCSEGYTRKAPGPAELP